AATTTTATTATTGAGTGCCATGTATGAAGATCATATTTATAGGCTCTACAGGGTGAATATGGATCTCAGAGAATGGGAGAGTATACTTTTGTTAACGGATGACGAGAAGGATTACCTTGTTGAACTTCTATACGAATTTTTGGATGTGGCTAAGCGGATAACTCCTAAGGTAAGGTACTTAGTTTATCCCTCACTGAAAGTACATGGCACAGAACCACCAGAGGAAGTATGGAGGATAACCTTTGGGGATAGCGCAATAAACATGCTCAAAGAAGCAAATCTTCTTGAAAAAGTCCTTAACAAAGAGCCTTATTCGGAGCATGAAGTTATAAGCATCCTCAAAAACTACGCGAATGACGTCCCGCACGTAGTAGTTGCCTTTCCCTACTACTCTACCACACACACCTTTTACAGAAAAGTACTTACAGACAGCTTTAGGGTAAGATACGCATCTATGCCACTTTTTGAACCGAGCATGTTTGAAGGTCCTATGAATGTAAATTGGGAAGCTGTGAGCAGATTAAGTACGGATGTTGCGGACATACTCACAGAAGCGGAGTGGGCTGTAGTGAGAGGGGCTGAAGGTACGAATGTGGAATTCTCGCTAAATGGGAGAAGGGCTATAGCAGATACAGGTATCTTTCACAAAGGTGGAGATTTTGGCAACCTACCCGCAGGTGAAGGTTTTGTAGCACCAATTGAAACATCAGCATACGGGAGGCTCGTGATCACATACGGTCCTAATAGAAAGCTTGAAAGACCTATAAGCCTAAAGTTTAAGGACGGTGCTGTTGAAGAGATAGAAGGCTTTGAGCCATACAGACATACTCTTGAAGATATTTTTAAAAAATACGATCAGGCGAGATTTATAGCCGAGTTCGGCATTGGAACCAATCCTGGAGCAAAAAGGGCTGACAACGTGCTTGAGGCGGAGAAAATATTGGGGACAATC
The Hydrogenobacter sp. genome window above contains:
- a CDS encoding aminopeptidase, with product MYEDHIYRLYRVNMDLREWESILLLTDDEKDYLVELLYEFLDVAKRITPKVRYLVYPSLKVHGTEPPEEVWRITFGDSAINMLKEANLLEKVLNKEPYSEHEVISILKNYANDVPHVVVAFPYYSTTHTFYRKVLTDSFRVRYASMPLFEPSMFEGPMNVNWEAVSRLSTDVADILTEAEWAVVRGAEGTNVEFSLNGRRAIADTGIFHKGGDFGNLPAGEGFVAPIETSAYGRLVITYGPNRKLERPISLKFKDGAVEEIEGFEPYRHTLEDIFKKYDQARFIAEFGIGTNPGAKRADNVLEAEKILGTIHIAIGDNHTFGGKNKVPFHTDYVVFQPEVIVGGKGWQKRLLEKGKICT